A part of Paenibacillus sp. sptzw28 genomic DNA contains:
- a CDS encoding ABC transporter ATP-binding protein — protein MAQILVYIRKLHDFAGLKLYINLIGMTVISLMEGVGIYLLAPMLSLIGLFSLSTAGVPYISALAKPLAELPQGMKLPVILGIFILLLLVQAQLQRNQTNMNLTIQQGFVRHLRLEVYQSLLQAKWSFFLRKRKSDFNHIMTNELTRVSTGTYLTLRIMTTILFTVVQIGFAFFLSAKLTAVILICGLTLAIYARKFIRKSKIIGDQTTELSQSFMAGITDHFNGIKDIKSNMMEGQHLSLFRGLCYRMENNFVQFARLQSTSQYYYKIVSIILIVLFVYVSFEVFDVQAGQLLLIVIIFSRLWPKFAMLQANWEQIAQSMPAFTSLLALQKECDANKELDLDDIHTNGRSLRIEQGIECRHIYYSYDRNHSSYALQDISLCIPANSMTAIVGKSGAGKSTLIDILIGLNEPEKGEVLVDGSPLVKETAFALRRSVSYVSQDPFLFHASVRENLSVAAPDASEEDMWEALRFSASEEFVRNLPQELDTVLGDRGLRISGGERQRIVLARAILRKPAILVLDEATSSLDSENEAKIQEALERLKGQMTIIVIAHRLSTIRNADQVIVLDRGRLIQQGGYHQLSRETTGTFSKLLGYQAGVNV, from the coding sequence GTGGCTCAAATACTTGTTTACATCAGAAAGCTGCACGATTTTGCGGGTCTGAAGCTGTATATCAATTTAATTGGAATGACGGTAATAAGCTTGATGGAAGGCGTTGGAATCTATCTGTTAGCTCCGATGCTCAGCCTGATCGGCCTTTTCAGCTTGAGTACTGCCGGAGTGCCGTATATTTCCGCATTGGCCAAGCCGCTTGCAGAATTGCCGCAAGGCATGAAGCTGCCCGTTATTCTTGGAATTTTCATTCTATTGTTGTTAGTCCAGGCACAGCTTCAGCGCAATCAAACGAATATGAATTTGACCATTCAACAGGGCTTTGTACGTCATTTGAGGCTCGAAGTATATCAGTCCTTACTGCAGGCCAAGTGGTCTTTTTTCCTGAGAAAAAGAAAATCGGATTTCAATCATATTATGACGAATGAGCTGACACGCGTCAGTACGGGAACCTATCTCACCCTGAGAATTATGACGACGATTCTGTTCACGGTTGTGCAGATCGGCTTCGCGTTCTTCCTGTCGGCGAAGCTTACCGCTGTTATTCTTATCTGCGGTTTAACGCTGGCAATTTATGCTCGTAAATTTATCCGAAAATCGAAAATAATAGGGGATCAAACGACAGAGCTGTCACAGAGCTTTATGGCCGGAATCACCGACCATTTCAACGGCATTAAAGATATTAAAAGCAATATGATGGAAGGGCAGCATTTGTCCTTATTTCGCGGGCTGTGTTATCGGATGGAAAATAATTTCGTTCAATTCGCGAGACTGCAATCCACTTCGCAATATTACTATAAAATAGTGTCCATCATACTGATCGTCTTATTCGTTTACGTATCCTTCGAGGTGTTCGACGTACAGGCCGGACAGCTGTTATTAATCGTCATTATCTTCTCCCGCTTGTGGCCGAAGTTCGCCATGCTGCAGGCCAACTGGGAACAGATCGCCCAATCGATGCCGGCATTTACAAGTTTGCTGGCTCTTCAGAAGGAATGTGACGCGAACAAGGAATTGGATTTGGATGATATCCATACCAATGGCCGATCCTTACGCATCGAGCAGGGGATTGAATGCCGTCATATTTATTACAGCTACGACAGGAATCATTCCTCTTATGCCCTTCAGGATATCAGTCTTTGCATACCCGCTAACAGTATGACAGCTATCGTCGGCAAATCCGGTGCCGGAAAAAGCACCTTGATCGATATACTGATAGGCCTTAATGAACCTGAGAAAGGCGAGGTCCTGGTAGACGGAAGTCCCCTCGTCAAAGAAACGGCTTTCGCATTGCGGAGATCCGTCAGCTATGTCTCGCAGGATCCTTTCCTGTTCCATGCCAGCGTCAGAGAAAATCTGTCTGTAGCTGCACCGGATGCAAGCGAGGAAGACATGTGGGAGGCCTTAAGGTTCTCGGCTTCAGAGGAATTTGTCCGGAATCTGCCTCAGGAGCTGGACACTGTTCTCGGAGACCGGGGGCTTCGAATTTCCGGCGGGGAAAGGCAGCGGATCGTCCTGGCGCGGGCGATTCTCAGAAAGCCAGCCATACTCGTGCTGGATGAGGCCACCAGCAGCCTTGACAGTGAGAATGAGGCGAAGATTCAAGAAGCACTGGAGCGGCTCAAGGGCCAGATGACGATTATCGTCATTGCCCACCGGTTGTCGACGATCCGCAATGCTGACCAGGTGATCGTATTGGACCGCGGACGGTTGATCCAGCAGGGTGGATATCACCAGCTTTCAAGAGAAACAACCGGAACGTTCAGCAAGCTGCTGGGATATCAAGCGGGAGTAAACGTTTAA
- a CDS encoding paeninodin family lasso peptide, with product MEKKAWKQPSLETLDVSMTMAGKGTWIDFKGMDANPHTPPEHPGHGKPPES from the coding sequence ATGGAAAAGAAAGCGTGGAAACAACCTTCTTTGGAAACGCTTGATGTCAGCATGACGATGGCGGGAAAAGGTACATGGATTGACTTCAAAGGCATGGACGCCAACCCACATACCCCTCCTGAACACCCCGGACACGGTAAACCACCGGAATCATAG
- a CDS encoding asparagine synthase-related protein — protein MSAIVGILNYHGETVSVEESGTLMQALQRYPADDANAWHSGPVFLGCHTQWITPESIGERLPYFDETHRLAITADAIIDNRNELFSRLQVEPFDRNRMPDSKLILLAYRKWGEAAPNYLVGDFSFVIWDEKKRLLFGARDLVGNRALYYHGGQRQFAFCTTISPLLSLPGVKKELNESWFAEFLTIPIVLDTVDFHSTVYKGINQLPPAHTMTVADGKMTMKAYGSLAAPVEKLNLQSDGEYEEAFRHVFQEAVTSKLRTHRQVGATLSGGLDSGAVVSFASSPLRNEGKTLHTYSYIPPSDFIDWTGRSSVANESPYIQDTVQHVGNITDNYLDFPDRNSFTDIDDWLELLESPYKFFENSFWIKGIFEKAQQEGIGVLLTGAQGNHSISWGPAIDYYILLIRKMQWIRFYRELKHYSRRTGIGRSRLLPYITKSAFPFLDRSDGTHGHTEIPVLINPDFARSTNVFEKLQNHDVGLGSSSVDAFESRENHFKNLALSNMQGASGTKLSLRYGLWERDPTCDPRVVRFCLSVPIGQYVQNGFDRSLIRRATATYLPDKVRLNQRIRGVQGADWVHRMFHSWSSFVEEARKICTDSASSQFLNIRQIKDSIEKIGVSPSPELAYDPDARFLMRSIIAYRFLKQFA, from the coding sequence ATGAGTGCTATAGTCGGAATTCTGAATTATCACGGTGAGACTGTTTCTGTAGAGGAAAGCGGAACTCTGATGCAGGCACTGCAGAGATATCCTGCCGACGACGCCAATGCCTGGCATAGCGGTCCTGTATTCTTGGGATGCCATACGCAATGGATCACTCCGGAGTCTATCGGTGAACGGCTGCCTTATTTCGACGAAACTCATCGGCTGGCCATTACCGCAGATGCGATCATTGACAATCGAAATGAACTGTTCAGCAGGCTGCAGGTGGAACCCTTCGATAGAAACCGGATGCCGGACAGTAAGCTCATCTTGCTCGCATACCGCAAGTGGGGAGAAGCGGCTCCGAATTATTTGGTCGGCGATTTCTCGTTTGTTATTTGGGACGAGAAGAAACGTCTTCTATTCGGAGCGAGGGATTTAGTCGGAAACCGCGCTCTGTATTATCATGGCGGCCAGCGGCAATTTGCTTTCTGCACGACAATCTCTCCGCTTCTTAGTTTACCCGGAGTGAAGAAGGAGCTTAACGAGTCATGGTTTGCCGAATTCCTGACAATACCGATCGTATTGGATACTGTGGATTTTCACTCCACCGTATATAAGGGAATCAACCAGCTACCGCCTGCCCACACGATGACAGTGGCGGACGGCAAAATGACAATGAAGGCATACGGCTCTTTAGCGGCACCGGTGGAGAAACTGAACCTGCAATCAGACGGGGAGTATGAAGAAGCGTTTCGCCATGTTTTTCAGGAAGCCGTTACGTCCAAGCTTCGGACGCACCGGCAGGTTGGCGCTACACTCAGCGGAGGGCTGGATTCCGGCGCTGTCGTCAGTTTTGCCTCTTCGCCTCTTAGGAATGAAGGGAAAACGTTACATACCTACAGTTATATTCCGCCATCGGATTTCATAGATTGGACCGGGAGAAGCAGTGTGGCGAATGAGAGTCCTTATATACAGGACACGGTACAGCATGTGGGAAATATAACGGATAATTATTTGGATTTCCCGGATAGAAACTCGTTCACGGACATTGATGATTGGCTCGAGCTTCTGGAGTCTCCTTATAAATTTTTTGAGAATTCATTTTGGATTAAAGGCATCTTCGAGAAAGCGCAGCAGGAAGGAATCGGGGTTCTATTAACAGGAGCTCAAGGGAACCACTCGATATCTTGGGGCCCGGCCATCGACTACTATATTCTTCTCATAAGGAAAATGCAGTGGATTCGATTTTACCGCGAGTTAAAGCATTATAGTCGAAGAACTGGTATCGGCAGGTCCCGGCTGCTGCCCTACATAACGAAATCCGCTTTTCCATTTCTGGACCGGTCCGACGGTACTCACGGCCATACGGAAATCCCGGTATTGATCAATCCGGATTTTGCGAGAAGCACGAATGTTTTTGAGAAGCTTCAAAACCATGATGTCGGGCTCGGCAGTTCCTCGGTTGATGCGTTCGAGTCCAGAGAAAATCATTTCAAGAATTTGGCCCTCTCGAATATGCAGGGGGCATCGGGAACCAAATTATCCCTGCGTTATGGCCTTTGGGAGAGGGATCCAACCTGCGATCCGAGAGTCGTCCGATTCTGCTTGTCGGTGCCAATAGGGCAGTATGTGCAGAACGGTTTCGACCGTTCGCTGATTAGAAGGGCGACCGCAACCTATTTGCCCGATAAAGTCCGCTTAAATCAACGTATTCGCGGTGTGCAGGGAGCTGATTGGGTTCACCGCATGTTCCATTCATGGAGCAGCTTCGTTGAAGAGGCTCGGAAAATTTGCACCGACTCCGCCTCATCTCAATTTTTAAATATCCGCCAGATCAAGGATTCTATTGAAAAAATCGGAGTTTCGCCGAGTCCGGAGCTTGCTTATGATCCGGACGCAAGATTTCTGATGCGCAGTATTATTGCCTACCGGTTTTTAAAACAATTTGCATAA
- a CDS encoding PepSY domain-containing protein has product MTLKTKIFMLAKGRLVQFDAVNYFRYYKQDFPLRPKLSPEEAAHKLNKMLQISGAPVLEVKDGDLVYAIPVKGIDLVRKIYINAINGDEEGFDYVT; this is encoded by the coding sequence ATGACATTAAAGACAAAAATATTCATGTTGGCTAAAGGCAGGCTCGTGCAATTCGATGCCGTGAATTATTTTAGATATTATAAACAAGACTTTCCGCTACGACCGAAACTCTCACCCGAAGAAGCGGCACATAAGTTGAACAAAATGCTGCAAATCTCCGGTGCCCCGGTTCTTGAAGTAAAGGACGGGGATCTTGTATATGCTATTCCCGTCAAAGGAATCGACCTGGTCAGAAAAATTTATATAAACGCGATCAATGGCGATGAAGAAGGATTCGACTATGTAACATAA
- a CDS encoding ATP-binding protein gives MEVGIIAALHLMVGLPCSGKTTLARQLEQKYSALRLTPDEWHTRLFGQDVNETGHSERHDLVESLLWDVAARVLELGVDVILDFGFWVRSQRDDMRLRAAELGAEFKIHFADAPAEDLTARLAARNTELPPGAAYIPESTLKEWMLVFEPPFPEELGYTLVY, from the coding sequence TTGGAGGTCGGAATTATCGCAGCACTTCACTTAATGGTTGGACTTCCATGCAGTGGAAAAACCACTCTAGCACGTCAGCTTGAACAGAAATATTCGGCTCTTCGCCTTACTCCTGATGAATGGCATACTCGTTTGTTCGGACAGGATGTTAACGAAACTGGACATAGTGAGCGCCACGATTTAGTGGAATCTCTGCTTTGGGACGTTGCCGCACGGGTTTTAGAACTGGGCGTGGATGTAATTTTGGACTTCGGATTTTGGGTGCGCAGCCAGAGGGACGATATGCGTCTGCGTGCGGCGGAATTGGGGGCCGAGTTTAAAATCCACTTTGCAGATGCGCCAGCAGAGGATCTTACAGCGCGCCTTGCGGCAAGAAATACAGAACTCCCTCCGGGAGCGGCTTACATTCCTGAGAGTACACTTAAAGAATGGATGTTGGTTTTTGAACCTCCATTTCCGGAAGAGCTGGGATATACTTTGGTTTACTAG
- a CDS encoding aldo/keto reductase, with protein MKYRRLGKTELKVSVIGVGTWQFGGEWGQQFSQSEVDAILDRAAELGINLIDTAECYGDHLSESFIGSYLQRRNREDWIIATKFGHHFHERFTRTDNFKADDVVRQLDDSLKALQTDYIDLYQFHSGPNEAFDNDELWSVLDKQIQAGKIRHLGTSIGSNTNVHQTDASTRVGSKVIQVVYNRLDQAPEKDVFPSCERQDLGVLARVPLASGYLSGKYKPDAVFGETDVRHRHDRESTILKLQEVQRIGLEEVPQGVDMAAWALAWCLKHPVVTSVIPGCKSPEQVSANASAAVLADVDHPQSSTAV; from the coding sequence ATGAAATACCGCAGACTTGGCAAAACAGAGCTTAAAGTTTCCGTTATCGGTGTCGGCACCTGGCAATTCGGAGGCGAATGGGGACAGCAATTTTCGCAGTCTGAAGTTGACGCCATATTGGATCGGGCTGCCGAGCTTGGCATCAATCTGATCGATACGGCCGAATGCTATGGAGATCATTTATCCGAATCATTCATCGGCAGCTATTTGCAAAGACGCAATCGGGAAGATTGGATCATTGCCACCAAATTCGGCCATCACTTTCATGAACGCTTCACAAGAACGGATAATTTCAAGGCGGATGACGTCGTGAGACAGCTTGATGACTCGCTGAAGGCGCTGCAAACGGATTATATCGATTTGTACCAATTCCATTCCGGCCCGAATGAAGCCTTTGACAATGATGAATTGTGGAGTGTGCTTGATAAACAAATCCAGGCGGGCAAAATACGTCATCTAGGCACCTCGATCGGCAGCAATACAAACGTACATCAGACGGATGCCTCAACGAGGGTGGGTTCCAAGGTGATACAAGTTGTATATAATAGGCTTGATCAAGCGCCGGAGAAGGATGTCTTCCCTTCGTGCGAACGGCAGGACTTAGGCGTACTTGCACGGGTACCGCTTGCCAGCGGCTATTTGAGCGGCAAATATAAGCCGGACGCCGTGTTCGGCGAGACTGACGTCCGCCATCGGCATGACAGGGAGAGCACAATATTAAAGCTGCAGGAAGTGCAGCGGATTGGGCTGGAAGAAGTCCCGCAAGGAGTAGATATGGCTGCATGGGCGCTGGCATGGTGCTTGAAGCATCCGGTGGTGACTTCGGTTATACCGGGCTGTAAAAGCCCCGAACAGGTAAGCGCCAACGCAAGCGCTGCAGTATTAGCCGATGTTGATCATCCCCAATCCTCTACGGCGGTATAG
- a CDS encoding iron ABC transporter permease: protein MKPLFQLRSGKPRAAMQLHTKILTVTAALTLLNLALIIISTGLGDMNIAPVDVVKTILGKGTEDHSIVIHTLRLPRIIAAFLVGASLAAAGAILQGIIRNPLASPDIIGITSGASVAAVAFLTYFSGAVSIKWLPVAAMAGAGVTSVIIYSMAWKKGVTPIRLVLIGIGINFLLVSLTKVMLVLSPIISASEAYIWLTGTVYGTSWEMVRAMLPWTVIFIPLAMVFARIVNVLQLGDEIAAGLGSAVQRQRFLLMWISVALAGSAVAVGGGIAFIGLIAPHMTRRIVGPSFEGVLPVSALIGGLIVVAADLIARTAFMPYDIPVGVFTAGVGAPFFIYLLYRNRNARS, encoded by the coding sequence ATGAAGCCCTTATTTCAGCTTCGTTCCGGCAAACCGCGTGCCGCGATGCAGCTGCATACAAAAATACTCACGGTCACGGCAGCTTTAACCCTGCTCAATCTGGCGCTCATTATAATAAGTACGGGCTTGGGCGATATGAATATTGCTCCGGTTGACGTGGTAAAGACGATCCTCGGTAAGGGAACCGAAGACCATTCGATCGTCATACATACCTTGAGACTGCCGCGTATAATAGCGGCCTTTCTGGTCGGGGCATCACTAGCCGCAGCCGGGGCAATCCTGCAAGGTATTATTCGCAATCCTCTCGCCTCTCCCGATATTATCGGAATTACGAGCGGGGCATCCGTGGCGGCTGTCGCTTTCCTTACCTATTTTTCCGGTGCCGTCAGCATCAAATGGCTCCCGGTTGCAGCTATGGCAGGGGCCGGCGTCACATCGGTTATCATTTATTCGATGGCATGGAAGAAAGGCGTTACACCGATCCGGCTTGTGCTTATTGGAATCGGCATCAACTTTTTGCTCGTATCGTTAACGAAGGTAATGCTTGTATTAAGTCCGATTATCTCGGCAAGCGAAGCATACATATGGCTAACCGGAACCGTCTATGGAACAAGCTGGGAAATGGTCAGGGCAATGCTTCCCTGGACGGTTATCTTCATACCGCTCGCGATGGTGTTTGCGCGCATTGTGAATGTGCTGCAGCTGGGCGACGAAATTGCTGCAGGCCTAGGAAGCGCCGTACAGCGTCAGCGTTTCTTATTGATGTGGATTAGTGTGGCACTTGCCGGAAGCGCAGTCGCAGTAGGCGGGGGAATCGCATTCATAGGCCTTATCGCACCGCATATGACCCGCAGAATAGTCGGGCCATCATTCGAAGGCGTCCTTCCGGTCTCCGCATTAATCGGCGGGCTCATCGTAGTCGCTGCCGACCTTATCGCAAGGACGGCGTTTATGCCCTATGACATTCCTGTCGGAGTGTTTACAGCCGGGGTAGGCGCTCCGTTCTTCATATATCTGCTGTACCGTAACCGGAACGCCCGGTCTTAG
- a CDS encoding iron ABC transporter permease yields MGNVLPGAVAKSLGIVIGAILLISCIYASIVLGATKVGFSDVVQSFTHYDQSSNNQIIIKTSRIPRAFIAAAIGASLAIAGALIQAITRNPLADPNVLGINYGASFFIVFAITVLSVTSTTSLMWISFTGAVVGAAAAYLLGSVGRDGLTPLKIILAGAALSALFSSFTQGMLVLDEQGLSDVLFWLTGSVAGRTMEMLSAVWPFMAASWVAALLLARHINVLTMGEDAAKGLGQRTLAVKIAAGIIVGILAGCSVAIAGPIGFIGMVIPYMARFFAGTDYRWIIPYSAILGAVLLLLSDIAARYVVRPEELPVGAITAIVGIPFFIYVARRGLERA; encoded by the coding sequence ATGGGGAACGTTTTACCAGGGGCTGTCGCCAAAAGCTTGGGGATCGTAATCGGAGCCATTCTGCTGATATCTTGCATATATGCAAGCATCGTTCTGGGAGCGACGAAGGTTGGATTTAGCGACGTCGTTCAATCGTTTACGCATTATGACCAAAGCTCAAACAATCAAATTATTATTAAAACCTCCCGCATTCCAAGAGCGTTCATCGCGGCAGCGATAGGGGCAAGCCTTGCCATCGCCGGAGCGCTGATCCAGGCTATTACCAGAAATCCGCTGGCGGATCCGAATGTGCTCGGCATTAACTACGGCGCATCATTTTTTATCGTATTCGCCATTACCGTGCTGTCCGTTACATCGACTACATCATTGATGTGGATATCTTTTACAGGGGCTGTCGTAGGTGCAGCTGCCGCCTACCTGCTTGGGTCGGTCGGCAGAGACGGATTGACGCCGCTAAAAATCATTTTGGCCGGCGCCGCATTAAGCGCCTTATTCTCTTCCTTTACTCAAGGGATGCTTGTGCTGGACGAGCAAGGGTTAAGCGATGTGCTGTTCTGGCTGACAGGCTCCGTGGCCGGTCGGACGATGGAAATGCTGTCCGCTGTTTGGCCTTTCATGGCTGCAAGCTGGGTAGCGGCGCTGCTCCTCGCAAGGCATATCAATGTGTTAACGATGGGAGAAGATGCGGCCAAAGGGCTGGGTCAGCGGACATTGGCAGTCAAAATTGCGGCCGGAATCATTGTCGGCATACTTGCGGGCTGCTCGGTTGCCATCGCGGGACCGATCGGCTTTATCGGAATGGTCATTCCGTATATGGCCCGTTTTTTCGCAGGCACCGATTATCGCTGGATCATTCCTTATAGTGCCATACTTGGAGCGGTACTGCTTCTTCTCTCGGATATTGCGGCACGCTACGTCGTACGGCCCGAAGAGCTTCCTGTCGGCGCCATTACGGCGATTGTCGGTATTCCATTCTTCATTTATGTTGCGCGAAGGGGGCTGGAAAGAGCATGA
- a CDS encoding stalk domain-containing protein: protein MVKSMYRYLALTVAIILAFGAVPFTAAAAAATSVVLDGSKVTFDVPPQSINGRTLVPYRTLAEKIGAKVSFDKKTGKISVVKGQRIIALTVNSKVGTVDGKSVALDAAAVIQNGRTLVPLRFLGESLGLWVSWNAASKTVNVESKKTITHAMGKTTLNSVPKRVVVLFNGMVDISLTLGVKPVGAVESWVQQPWYHYLRADMGGVKNLGNENQPNLEAIVALKPDLIIGSKLRHEKIYDQLSKIAPTVMTTDVFDWKTNMEIAAEALNKEDQAAAFMADWNKRVADFKSKMGSRLNTEVSIVRFQPDGSARFYVTGFAGTIMKELGLARPKAQQVEGKVVVGLSSKEQIPMLDGDVIFDLTSDWAGDEKSFKSQQDWTANPLWSNLKGVKNGKYYKVNDVTWNMSGGATAAKMMMDDLYFYFDLE from the coding sequence ATGGTTAAATCGATGTACCGGTATTTGGCACTAACAGTTGCAATCATCTTGGCATTCGGAGCAGTGCCTTTCACTGCGGCTGCCGCCGCAGCGACATCCGTCGTTCTGGACGGAAGCAAGGTTACCTTCGACGTCCCGCCGCAGAGCATCAATGGCCGTACGTTAGTCCCATACAGAACGCTGGCCGAAAAAATCGGGGCAAAAGTCAGCTTTGATAAGAAGACCGGGAAAATATCCGTCGTCAAAGGGCAAAGAATAATTGCACTTACCGTAAACAGTAAGGTAGGCACGGTGGACGGAAAATCCGTTGCGCTGGATGCTGCGGCAGTCATTCAAAACGGACGCACACTAGTCCCGCTAAGATTCCTCGGAGAGTCGCTCGGACTGTGGGTGAGCTGGAACGCAGCGTCCAAGACCGTAAACGTCGAGAGCAAAAAGACGATCACGCACGCAATGGGGAAAACGACATTAAACAGCGTTCCAAAGCGGGTAGTCGTATTGTTTAACGGAATGGTAGACATATCGCTAACGCTGGGCGTTAAACCGGTCGGAGCGGTTGAATCATGGGTGCAGCAGCCATGGTATCACTACTTGAGAGCGGACATGGGCGGCGTCAAGAATCTTGGTAACGAAAATCAGCCGAATCTGGAAGCGATCGTCGCGTTGAAGCCGGATTTGATTATCGGGTCCAAGCTGCGTCACGAAAAAATTTACGACCAATTATCCAAAATCGCTCCGACGGTGATGACAACAGACGTATTCGACTGGAAGACGAATATGGAGATTGCTGCAGAAGCATTGAACAAAGAAGATCAAGCCGCTGCTTTTATGGCGGACTGGAATAAACGGGTTGCAGATTTCAAGTCGAAAATGGGAAGCAGACTGAACACTGAAGTATCCATCGTCCGCTTCCAGCCGGATGGAAGCGCTAGGTTCTACGTTACGGGATTTGCGGGTACGATTATGAAGGAGCTCGGTCTGGCTCGCCCCAAAGCCCAGCAGGTTGAAGGGAAGGTAGTCGTCGGCTTAAGCTCCAAGGAGCAGATACCGATGCTGGACGGGGACGTTATCTTTGACCTCACTTCCGACTGGGCGGGCGATGAGAAATCGTTCAAATCGCAGCAGGATTGGACGGCAAATCCGCTCTGGAGCAACTTAAAGGGCGTCAAGAACGGCAAGTACTACAAGGTAAACGACGTTACCTGGAATATGTCGGGCGGGGCAACTGCTGCGAAAATGATGATGGACGATCTGTATTTCTATTTCGATCTGGAGTAA
- a CDS encoding type III PLP-dependent enzyme translates to MNHISDYITSWKSTNPGEPFSAFIYDIGELKRNAERIVASLPSGVKYFYAIKANSDKTLLGTLLPIVNGFEVASLGEVLKVREVSQEAEIIFGGPGKTDNEIEEALRQRVSLLHVESISELLRTNWIAERLGTNADILLRVNLRGPLPAGTLQMCGVPSQFGIDEADIAQAIELAQGCPGITLRGFHFHSLSNQLDALQHAAMIRHYMSRARQWQTEFGLDLRYVNAGGGIGINYESLEAPFDWNSFIRQLRNIIGVESEVGSCPEILFECGRYTAASCGYYAAEVLDLKRMRNSNFAVLHGGLHQFLLPGAWKHRHPFYIVPVDDWLYPLPREEINDLPVTIAGRMNSPRDILARSNNVMRLRTGDVIVFPYAGAYGWSISAHDFSSLEHPAFVYIT, encoded by the coding sequence ATGAATCATATATCGGACTACATAACAAGCTGGAAAAGCACAAATCCGGGTGAGCCGTTCAGCGCGTTTATATACGATATTGGCGAGCTGAAGCGAAATGCAGAGCGAATCGTCGCCTCATTACCTTCAGGCGTAAAATACTTTTATGCGATTAAAGCGAATTCGGATAAAACGCTGCTCGGGACGCTTCTACCCATTGTAAACGGCTTTGAGGTAGCATCGCTGGGGGAAGTCTTAAAAGTGCGGGAGGTATCCCAAGAAGCCGAAATTATATTCGGCGGCCCGGGCAAAACGGACAATGAAATTGAGGAGGCTCTGCGCCAACGGGTTTCCCTGCTTCATGTTGAAAGCATCTCCGAGCTGCTGAGGACGAACTGGATCGCTGAGCGGTTAGGCACGAATGCCGATATTCTGCTGCGGGTAAATCTGCGCGGACCGCTGCCGGCAGGAACCTTGCAGATGTGCGGGGTGCCTTCGCAGTTTGGCATCGATGAAGCGGATATTGCTCAGGCGATAGAGCTAGCCCAAGGCTGTCCTGGCATTACGCTGCGCGGTTTTCATTTCCATTCGCTGTCCAATCAATTGGATGCGCTGCAGCATGCTGCCATGATTAGGCATTATATGAGTCGCGCGAGACAGTGGCAAACCGAATTCGGTCTGGATTTACGCTATGTGAATGCCGGAGGAGGCATCGGAATCAATTACGAGAGTCTTGAAGCCCCCTTCGATTGGAACTCATTTATCAGGCAGCTTCGGAATATAATCGGTGTGGAATCAGAAGTAGGGTCATGCCCGGAAATCCTGTTCGAGTGCGGCAGATATACGGCTGCGTCGTGCGGTTATTACGCGGCGGAAGTGCTGGATCTCAAGCGAATGCGGAATTCCAATTTTGCAGTTTTACACGGGGGACTGCATCAATTTCTGCTCCCGGGAGCTTGGAAGCACCGGCACCCGTTCTATATCGTACCGGTCGACGATTGGCTATACCCCCTTCCCAGGGAGGAGATCAATGACCTGCCGGTAACAATTGCAGGCCGAATGAACAGCCCAAGGGACATTCTGGCGCGCAGCAACAATGTGATGAGGCTTCGCACCGGGGATGTAATTGTATTTCCTTATGCCGGGGCATACGGCTGGTCAATCTCCGCACATGATTTCAGCAGCCTCGAACACCCAGCGTTCGTATATATCACGTAA